The Populus alba chromosome 6, ASM523922v2, whole genome shotgun sequence genome contains a region encoding:
- the LOC118053397 gene encoding aspartic proteinase PCS1: MFHSIMESIFIPCTSYTNPNLKSLFLLSHTVLTLLLIVESQHCLSSSPKMLILPLKTQVIPSGSVPRSPNKLPFHHNVSLTVSLTVGTPPQNVSMVIDTGSELSWLHCNKTLSYPTTFDPTRSTSYQTIPCSSPTCTNRTQDFPIPASCDSNNLCHATLSYADASSSDGNLASDVFHVGSSDISGLVFGCMDSVFSSNSDEDSKSTGLMGMNRGSLSFVSQLGFPKFSYCISGTDFSGLLLLGESNLTWSVPLNYTPLIQISTPLPYFDRVAYTVQLEGIKVLDKLLPIPKSTFEPDHTGAGQTMVDSGTQFTFLLGPAYNALRTAFLNQTSGVLRVLEDPDFVFQGAMDLCYLVPLSQRVLPLLPTVTLVFRGAEMTVSGDRVLYRVPGELRGNDSVHCLSFGNSDLLGVEAYVIGHHHQQNVWMEFDLEKSRIGLAQVRCDLAGQRFGLAL, encoded by the coding sequence ATGTTTCATTCCATCATGGAAAGCATTTTCATTCCCTGCACTTCTTACACAAACCCAAATCTCAAAtccctttttcttctctctcacaCTGTCTTAACACTTCTCTTGATTGTGGAATCTCAACACTGCTTGTCTTCTTCACCAAAAATGCTGATCCTGCCACTCAAAACCCAAGTTATCCCTTCCGGGTCAGTACCCAGATCACCAAACAAGCTTCCTTTCCACCACAATGTGAGTCTTACCGTCTCTCTCACAGTTGGCACTCCACCACAAAATGTCTCCATGGTTATAGACACCGGAAGTGAACTCTCCTGGCTGCACTGCAACAAAACACTATCCTACCCAACTACATTCGACCCGACCCGATCCACATCTTACCAAACCATCCCTTGTTCTTCACCCACCTGCACCAACCGGACCCAGGACTTCCCTATACCAGCTTCATGTGACTCCAATAATCTCTGCCACGCCACCCTTTCTTATGCTGACGCTTCTTCCTCCGATGGAAATCTCGCGTCCGATGTTTTCCACGTTGGGAGCTCCGATATTTCCGGTTTGGTCTTCGGGTGCATGGATTCGGTTTTCAGTTCTAACTCTGATGAGGATTCTAAGAGTACCGGTTTAATGGGCATGAACCGTGGGTCGCTCTCTTTTGTTTCCCAATTGGGTTTCCCGAAATTCTCTTATTGCATTTCAGGAACCGATTTTTCGGGACTTTTACTTCTCGGCGAGTCCAATTTGACGTGGTCGGTGCCATTAAACTACACCCCCTTAATCCAAATATCAACACCATTGCCTTACTTTGATCGGGTTGCCTACACGGTACAGCTTGAAGGCATTAAAGTTTTAGATAAGTTGCTTCCTATACCGAAATCAACTTTCGAACCGGATCATACAGGTGCAGGTCAAACCATGGTTGACTCGGGAACCCAGTTCACGTTCTTACTCGGACCTGCTTACAATGCTTTGAGAACCGCGTTTCTGAACCAAACCAGCGGTGTTTTAAGGGTTTTAGAGGATCCAGATTTTGTATTTCAAGGGGCTATGGATTTATGCTACCTGGTCCCGCTAAGTCAACGTGTTTTACCACTGTTGCCAACGGTAACTTTAGTGTTTCGGGGAGCCGAAATGACAGTATCGGGTGATAGGGTATTATATCGGGTTCCGGGTGAATTGAGGGGAAATGACTCGGTGCATTGCTTGTCATTTGGGAACTCTGATTTGTTGGGTGTGGAGGCATATGTGATTGGTCATCATCACCAACAAAACGTGTGGATGGAATTTGATCTTGAGAAATCAAGGATTGGATTGGCTCAGGTACGGTGTGATTTGGCTGGCCAGAGATTTGGCTTGGCCCTGTAG
- the LOC118053402 gene encoding uncharacterized protein, translated as MATSTPIQTSLSRFSPQRWPVSGPGSSAAMPAGSKFLSWNISQKKSKNKRSLTVVAAVGDVSADGNTYLIAGAAAVALLGTAFPILFSRKDLCPECDGAGFIRKSGAALRANAARKDQAQIVCPRCNGLGKLNQIDK; from the exons ATGGCAACTTCAACTCCTATTCAGACTTCTCTTTCAAGATTTTCACCACAAAGATGGCCAGTTTCAGGCCCAGGCTCTTCAGCTGCGATGCCTGCTGGTTCCAAGTTTCTGTCATGGAATATCAGCCAGAAGAAGAGCAAGAATAAAAGGTCATTGACTGTGGTTGCAGCGGTGGGAGACGTATCAGCTGATGGCAACACTTACCTAATTGCCGGTGCCGCTGCTGTAGCTCTACTCGGAACTGCTTTTCCCATACTCTTCTCTCGCAAGGACCT GTGTCCTGAGTGCGACGGAGCAGGATTCATTCGGAAGTCAGGAGCAGCCTTGAGAGCTAATGCAGCACGGAAGGACCAGGCCCAGATTGTCTGCCCTCGTTGCAATGGTCTTGGCAAGCTCAaccaaattgataaataa
- the LOC118053399 gene encoding E3 ubiquitin-protein ligase RDUF2 — protein MASSIESSFWCYRCNRSIRLPTQDSILCPDCGGGFIEEIGTTRPHHRLTAAHRTRRRTGGDRSPFNPVIILRGATTDLASGNFELYYDDGAASGLRPLPTSISELLMDSGFERLLDQLTQMEINGVGRFDHPQASKAAIESMPVIKILNSHVSMESQCAVCKEAFEINTEAREMPCNHIYHSDCILPWLSIRNSCPVCRHELPTETGSGSGRNSPESDEETVGLTIWRLPGGGFAVGRFSGGRRAAERELPLVFTEMDGGFNNAGLPRIISWAPAGRRSRESGGVGRAFRNFFSFFRRIGRRSSNHSGLRA, from the coding sequence ATGGCTTCATCAATCGAGTCCTCATTCTGGTGCTACAGATGCAACCGATCCATCCGGCTCCCCACCCAAGATTCAATTCTCTGCCCCGACTGCGGCGGCGGATTCATCGAAGAAATCGGCACCACCCGTCCCCACCACCGACTCACCGCCGCCCATCGCACCCGTCGCCGTACCGGCGGAGACCGCTCTCCCTTCAATCCAGTCATCATCCTCCGCGGTGCCACTACCGACTTAGCATCCGGGAACTTCGAGCTTTACTACGACGACGGTGCAGCGTCGGGTCTCAGGCCTTTGCCCACTAGCATATCGGAGCTCTTGATGGATTCTGGGTTTGAACGCCTCCTTGATCAGTTGACTCAAATGGAAATCAACGGCGTAGGTCGATTCGATCATCCACAAGCCTCTAAAGCAGCCATCGAATCGATGCCAGTAATAAAAATACTGAATTCTCACGTTTCTATGGAATCTCAATGCGCTGTTTGCAAAGAAGCTTTTGAAATTAATACCGAGGCCCGCGAAATGCCATGTAATCACATTTATCATTCTGATTGTATTTTACCCTGGTTATCAATCCGTAATTCGTGTCCAGTTTGTCGTCATGAGTTACCCACTGAAACTGGAAGTGGGAGTGGGAGAAATTCGCCGGAATCAGATGAGGAGACCGTTGGTTTAACGATATGGAGATTGCCCGGAGGTGGTTTTGCAGTTGGGAGGTTTTCTGGAGGAAGGAGAGCAGCAGAGAGGGAGCTACCGCTTGTGTTTACGGAGATGGATGGTGGATTTAATAATGCGGGTTTGCCTAGGATTATCTCATGGGCTCCTGCTGGGAGGAGATCAAGAGAGAGTGGAGGAGTGGGGCGTGCTTTTCGGAATTTCTTCTCGTTTTTCAGGAGGATTGGAAGGCGTTCAAGTAACCATTCTGGTCTAAGAGCATGA